The DNA window cataatgttgatggTGTGACCGTATCCACAGCATACTGACAAGGTAGTGTTGAAAACCCTACCCGTGACAATACAAATGGTGTGGTAAAATGGGCAGGATGGGTATGTTTTAGACAGTGTCATTTTACAAGGGAAAATATTAGTGATTGATTCTATTTATGCATCCAGTGGGAACAAGGGATCCTTTTTTCCCTGTCTATAATAATTTTAGACCACTCCTTTACCTACAATAGAAGACTCTGCACTCTACCAGTAGAAAGCATACATTTGTGTGATGTTTACATGGGACTTGTGCCTGAATAGAATATCACCTGATTTCTACACCACCACTGTCACAAATCACAGACTGTAAGATCCTAGGAGGAAGGATCTCTGGCTACAATCCAATACTATTGAGACTGGACTTAGAGTTGACAACACCACTGCCTTGCCGTTGGAATATGAACATCTTTGAGTACAAACACCAAGATGAAAAGGAAAAACTGAAATCACACCCATTGAATTACTTTTCAGATAATGAAGGGTTGGTGACATCTGATCAGATGATTCGAGCAGCCAGTGAGGCTTACATCAGGGGATAGTTGGGTAGAGATACAGGGTTACGTAGGTGACAGTACAAAGAGATACAGTAAAAGCCAAACACTAGGGTGAAAAACCCGACAAACCTACACTACGAGATACCCACTGCATCCTCATGCTGAGAATTGCCCAAGGCTAAGTCTGACCTAAAAGCAGTGTATACAACTAAAGCAGAGCTCAAGCTACACAGGTTGAAGATGAAATACCTAAGCAGGTGGGATTTTAATTGAGCAAGCAGATCGGCTGTCCACTATACCGTTTATTAAAAACATTGATGGTAGCTAATATACACACCTACAGGACATcctcaaaacctgtagagatttTTACTTGGATTTGTATAAAAACAAAGGTGGGCCAAACCCATGCATTGGAAGAGGACTTTCTATTGGATGTGGCAATGCCTAAATTGGGTGAGTCACATGTAGACATCTCTTTGGGCAGTACCAGGGGAGATATACTAATGGTGACTGAAAGTATGAGTATAGGAAAGGCACCAAAAGAGGATGGTCTCCAAATgaatattataaaaataaataaaggtagAATTACTCATCCACTCTGTAAGTCATATAAAGAGGCAGAAAATAAGGGGTACTTCAAAGCAGGTGAAGCTGGTATTCCCAGTCTTGGCCATTTAATAATGGATGTGCGATTAAAATCCTTCATGGGACTCAGATCGACTCTACACCTGAGTGATATATGGATATATAATCAGTTACATTACTGCCTCGAGAAAACTCTTCAGTTTTATCATCATAGGTAAATGGGAGTGGCAAGGCTAAAACTCTGTTATTATAAAACTTTTCAGTGAATGACAATGGTCCACTGAAGACCACAAAGCACACAAATGTGTATGCACTAAAATTGTTGGAGATATGTAAAGACAGACAGTGGCATTATACACATTCTGTGTGTGCCCAAATCTTACATGATATGGGGAATCAGTATAGTCACCTTAAAATGTTCAGGTGAACTAATACCAAGAGCATCCctgattctatggcaggaccgcaGGCTTCAGATtacgcttctctttctttactgagaaataaacagcagccaatcaaaacgtttaaacacaaaaaaatacttttcccaagATCCCCAGTAGTccatactctgtcaaatcatatgTCTGCTCCCAGTACATATGCCTCTGAGAtctcagtccttcctctttctttgctgcttgcagctgGAGATAAGTAGATCCCCGTATTCTTTACTGTTATGATTCTTATTGTAAATATTATAAATATCATTCCTTGTGTTGGCATTTGATCTTTGCCCTTTGGGTTTCTCTTGAATACCCTGAATCCCCCCCGGTCAACCGTGGAGCAGGAGCGAGGATTTCTAACAAGCGCGTCATGATCGGAGGTGTGCGTCCTCTTTCTAGTATGACGTCACATATGCGAGGGACTGATCGTCACTTCAAATGTATGATCGGCCCATATTCTGCGCTGACAATCAGCCTTACCTTTGTTCTGGCTCACCTTATGAATGCCTGAAGGGGTGCTTAAACATTCAGGGCTCTGCCCTTCAGTTGTTTCCTTCTGCCCAACTCGGGAGCTGTGCAGGTGAGCACTTGGGTATTGGAGGActtgtcctctttctatttttattgtCGCACATGCACGTAGGCTGTTTCTTCATGACAAGTTCCGCAGACCGGCCCACGTACATCGCTGATGATTTTTATCCACTTTATACAGGGCCAGGCCATGGTCTCTGTCACGCTTCAGGAGGATATCCCCAACGGGGTCGAGGTAATTACTACGCCACGTCTGGATTCTAACTGTTCCCATTTACGCCCCTCACCATCATTATCTTCAATTTCGCTGGCAAGACCAGTAGTACGAGTTAAtcgtcctcccatttggtctttctGCAGCcctttggtgcttcaccaagctattGCGGTGGTGGTGCAATTCTTCAGGGAAAGAGGCATGTGACTCATCATCTATCTCAATGATATTCTTTTCATGGCTCAGAATGAGGAGTCAGTCCTGTTACATCAGTTTTGGACCATCCAGGTTCTGCCGGATCTGGGATTCCTGATAAACTCAGACAATTCTATCACAACTCTGTCTCAGTCCATAGAATTCTTAGAATTCCAGGTGGATTCCATCAAGGCCCAACTGAAATTGCCTCTAATGTAATGGAATTCCATCAAGAAAGTGTTGAGGAGaacccttgcctctccgactatagcATTGAAGACCCTTGTATGTTTAGTGGGTCTGTTAGCCTCCTCGATCCAGGCAATATTTCTGCGTCCCCTCCATTATCGGCCCTTCAACATTTGAAAACCTTGCATCTTCTCAAGGGACTGTCCTACTCGGAACAGGTACTTTTGTTGGACGAGACCAGGTCAGAAATAATCTGGTTGCTGGAACATATGGCAGGGCATTTTCGCATCATCTCCGGAAACAGTGAAAGAAATGGTCGCCAGCCAGTGGGACTGGAGTGCTCAGTGCAGATCAGTGGAGAGGAACTGAGTCTCCATATCAATTATCTGGAGCTATTAACGAGGGCTTTTGCAAttcgatctctctctctccacaagGTGAGCTGTTGCATCCTGTTACGTATGGACAACATATCGGCAGCCCAATACATAAATCacctaggagggaccaggtcacGAGTCCTGATAAAGATTGCTAAGAAGTTTTGCATTTTTGTCTCCAGCATCACATATCTGTTACGGCGGAATACGATCCGGGACATTCCAATATAGTGGTGGACTGGAATTCTCATTTCTTGAGGCatggcagcgattggaaacttAATCCACAGGTGGTTGCCAGTTTGCAGCAATGGTGGGGCTGGTGTTAGATAGACCTTTTTGCGTTGCATTAGGACTCTCAACTTCCACTATTTCACAGTTGGAGGCCGGGTCCCCTAGCAGCAGGATCAGATGCTTTCCTTAAGTCATGGATGACGGGCCTCCTCTATTCCTTTGTCCcgttttccatgattcagagactACTCTTTCAGGTGAGGAGGCAGGTAGTGGAGATTATCTTGGTGACCCCTCTCTAGAAGGCTCAGTCGAAGTTTCTGGTAGCAATGTCACTGTTGTGTGCTCCTCCAATTCAAATCCCATCCTGCCCATCCCTGCTCTTGTATCCGTCAAGCCTTCTTCACCCATTGATAATAGCGGGGCACTTGTCCTTCATGGCATGGAAACTTTCCGGAGATGTTGGCAATTCCCAGAGTTTTGGAGGATGCAATatttttcttatcccaatcttgggctccCTCCACGCATAAACTTTTGAGGCTTCCTGGAGGAGATGGGTTTGCTGGTGTGGTGAGTGATGTGTTGAACCCATGGGGCAAGCATCAGTATGATTGTCAATTTTCTTTCCGATTTGGCATCCCAAGGTTCGGCACACAAGTCAATTGTTTCTGTGGGTCACCCACATTTGGAGGGCAAGCCGGTGGGTGAACACTCTCTGGTTTGTAAACTCTTACGGTGTATCAGGATGGTCATACCCCCGCAGTCCAAGTATACTGCTTTGTGGGATGTAGACGTTGTGTTACATTTTTTGAGAGCCTGGCCTTGTAATGAAGATCTTTCGCGCAAACAGTTGTCAGCAAAACTCACTCTTCTCCTTGGTCTGATATCAGGCTGCCACGTTTCTGATGTACATGCCTGGAtttggcaggtagagtatttactccttcaggaatttctttcaccatttctagaCATACAAAAACTGCATCTCGTTGCATTTCCTACCCAGCCTTTCCTTATTATCATAAATTATGTGTGGTAAAAAATGTTTAAAGGAGTATGAGGATTGTACTCATGAGATTCGTAGAGACGTCCAAGGACAGTTCCACATCTCCCTACAGAGCCCCTTTGGACCGGTATCTACTGCCACTCTGGATAGATGGATTAAATGGTTATTAGGGGAGGCTGGGATAGACACTACTAGCTTCAGTGCACATTCTGTTTGTGGGGCCATGGCGTCTAAAGCGTTTTGTGCAGGTTCTCGTCTAGAGGACATAATGGCCACAGTGGTTTGGTCTTCAGACTCCAATTTCAAAGTGATCTGTCATAAACGCATTGTTGATGTGGCATCTATGGTAgtggatcagctttaaactagcataatctgaagcctacggtcctgccatagaataaaaaatgttctatctattgcgtcaagaattttcaattctattaaggacacagagttgAGGATTATCACACCCGTACGacaaatttctctctctctctctctacacacatatatatatatatatatatatatatatatatatatatatatatatatatatataattctgttGATTCAAAATGTTGATATATTTGCATAATTGTGTTATGAAATTGTCTCACATGCCCGCCCGTTTGATTTCTATTGTAAAGATCAGTATTATTCACACTTTACTTTTGATTTTAGGATTGGACATTAAGGGAGTGTGAATAACCAAGAGATTAAGAAAATGACTGCTTCACGTTGACGCTTCAGGTCCAGCTGTCGGTTGCAGTTCGGAGTTCTCGTTGGGATTCCAGTTTTTGTTGGATTCAGGTTGCTATGTTATCAGTTGTTTGCAAAAAAGAGGAAGGACTGAGGTCCCAGAGGCATATATACTGGGAGCAGACATATGACTGGACAGAGTATGGACTACTGGGGATcttgggaaaagtagttttttgtGTCCAAACATTTTGATTGGCTGCCATTTATTTCTCAGGAAAGAaatagaagcataatcctcgccttcgtgtccttaatagaattgcaaATTtctgacgcaatagctagaaaatgttttattctcttGTACAACACCTCAGGGATTCAAGGTCTGATGTCACACTCGAGAAAATGGCTTGCAACAGCACTATTAGTGACTAAGCTATGTTTATTAAGTTTATGGAAGTCATCAACTTTGCCCATGCATGGTGATTGGTACAATGGAGATTCTGAATCTGGTAGAATACGAAAAGGCAAAATATGTACTTAACAATTAGTCAAGGATTTTCCTCTTTATGGGGCATTTTCTGCAAGATACTGTTTCTTGGAGGTACATATATTGATTGTTGCGCTGGTTAAATCATGTAGAGTCAAATACAGTTTATTGGAGGAGCTACTGCATAAGATGGATTGAAGGAAGAAGTAAGAAAGAAGCAGGACTAGGTTATGCTTTTACGTGATAATGTACTGTGATACAATGGAAATAATTAATAATCAGAGGctgaactgcattaaaaaaaaaatgagatctATAATCCTGGGCGCAATGTGGGTGCAGTCAGGGAGTTTACGGGTGGGACCAGAGATGTGGCTAAAAAGCACAAAATATTCTGCAAATAGTTTGTtggcctttcaccttcaggtaaattCATATAATGTACAATGCATacactttaaattaaaaataaatgcgaATTACAGTAAGCAGTGGGAAATGCACTCAGTTCTATTATGCCAGCTCaattggttaatgcaatcactgcagatgtctgtgtgtgtatgtgtgtatgtgtgtgtgtgtaaccagtCCCAGAATTGAATACTGATTGGCACAGTGGGGAATAATAAtgtgtatagtggagtgatgtcACATCCTGCAATTTAAAGCAATGTGAACATGCAAGTCTTTATTTTAAAGACACGGATTATAAAATGGGCTGCTTCAAAATGTGCAAAGAGATTTCGTATTTAAGATAAAAACAAGCGTGTTGTAGAGAGAAAAAGTAACATCATCAGACTTGTACCTTCTGCAAAtcactttttacaaagtgccattcGAACATACTCCAGATCTCAGCTGATACTCATGCATGCATTATTTCTAAAAAAAGAATCGATTTTAGTCACCACGAAGCCTCAAATGACGCCATCTGTTAAAGTCATATTCTGGTTGCCAATCAGGCTTTAGAGTTGCTGATTTAACTAGttgcatacatttacatttctttccggTCGCACTGGCAGCCACCCTAACAAGAAGGCTAGTTTCTCTTTCACTGTCTCCCTCTCCCTTGTCTTCACAACATAGGAGATACCTTCCTTCAGCAAGAGGCACCTGAAGGGTGGCATTATGTGTTCTGGATGGGTTGTTTTTCAACAAGAAGTATGGGAACTGCTCCAGTAAAATAAAAAGATACTGGAAAAGCCCTTACTCAATAGATTCTGCCCACTTCAAAAACTATTAATAACAAATTGTGACGCAAAAAATGAATAGCCTTAAAGCCATCAATAAACAGCACCAGAGTGCCTAGTAGATGGTCCCGGGGGCCTCAGTGAGTTCCCTCACAGTTTTGAACGAACGGTGTCAGTGCGCTTTTAAGTGGTTGTTTCGAGAGCCTTTCTTCTCACTTAGCCTCAGAACAGCCCGAGGACCTGATCTCATCAGCACCAGCAAACAGGAGTTAAGCTTTACGCTCTAAGAAGATTAAACCTCTCCCCCAATGGTTTTTCCTCCATGAGCAAAGGCGGCCTATTAATAGGCAGAGAGGTAAAGAAGGAATTAATCACTGTGAGGCAGGATTAGCAGGGGAGCCTGCACGTGTGGGCAGACCGAAGGACACAAGCACCAAGCGACTCCGAGCTTCGATGGAGCAGTGGGTTATTCAGTCCTTGGCCGATACCGAGAAGCTGATTAAAAGTGAGGTGCAGGTCGATCCTGAAGATCAGTAGGCTAAAACGGTGGAAGAGTAGCCTAATATTTTGAAGCCGTCTGATACTAAGCAGCTGAGGGGCTGGATGACACTGAGGAGAAGTTGGCTGATACTGACGAGTGGGCAGATATAGCAGAGGTGCAGTCCAGTACCAACAAGCTGTATGCCGATACTAATCAATCGTAAGTCGATACCGAGGAGGAGCAGGCTGATTCTGAGAAGCTGGAATGATGAGGAGGTGGCATTTCTTGAGCATTGTTCAAGTGAATCTAGCGTTAGGCTGTGCAACTGAAGGATCACAAGAGGGGACTTCTGTGGATTGCAGATATAGCTCCGTTAGTGGAACGGGTTTGGTCTACCCGTGATGCAGGTTCAAGAGTAGGTTTAAATTTCATGCACACATGTCCTACACTCCCAAGACACTGCGTTGACCTCCACTGCATAGACTTGACCACAGCTCTTTAATTCGGCCCCTGTTTACCAAATCAGGCCTCAACTTTGTAGATCTGTGGACCATGGCTGAGCTTTTCACAGGCCGGATCCTCCTGCAGAACAATTCAAGCCAGGACGAGGTGGACACTGAGCTGGAGCTCAGCCAGCGGATGGAGAACCGGGTCTTGCTGCTGTTCTTCGGTGCGTTGGAGAGCCAGAGGTGCCAGGACTTCGCCAAGGTGATGAAGGAGTTCTTCGTTCGACTGACGGATGAGTTCTATGTGAACCGAGCTTCCCAGGTGGTGCTGGTTTACGTTTCTGAGGATGAGACCGAAGAGCAGCAAGATGACTTCCTAAGGGATATGCCCAAAAAATGGCTTGTGGTGCCCTTTGAAGATGAAACGTTTAAACGGTATGAGCGTAAGGAAGTGGTGGAGGATTGTGCATAGATTTCATTAGCATTTGTTATATTTAAAAGTATGCATTTTTTTCAGCTGTCCTAATGATGTATGGAGATTATATTCAGAACGAGGCCCCTTGTACATGTTAGTGCATGTTACGTTCAGAACTGACAGGTGCCTGGAAGGTCTTTTTATTTACTTGGGTAGTTGTTGGAATCAGTAACATATTGAAATGGTGGATTGATGTGAATTAGTGTTCGCAAGCACATGCTTGCACTTATATACTAACAACGGTGCAGTACCAGTGTTCACATACAGAtttcctgcaatggaaaaatacaAACCACTGCATCATTTCCCCTGCATttcactgataatgtaaatggtgATGTGGTCCTTGAGGTTACTAGTGACGTCATGAGTGATGTTTAGACATAACAGTTATAATAATTGACACCATTTGAACCACAATGCACCTGAAATCAAATTTTAAAGAAAGGGGCACTGATGTGGGTTGATTTATGGTAGTCGTGATGGCAGTAACCATATATGAACTGTTACTGAGGTGTTTAGTTTTTATAACTTAACCACATTTTTTCTCTTTCGTATGCTTTCATATAAAGTTTCGTCAGAAATGGCAACATTAGGTTTCCAAATCAGAGTTCtcaaatggcagaaagaaaacctAATAGCCTTGTacaaaacaacaaaatgttaatatttAGAAGCATAGTTTCTCCACAGACGGTTTACACCTATTCATAGGTTGTACAACATTATTTTAGACACAGAATCATAATGTCATGAGCAAATACAGCCTACTGCAGATAAAAATGAAACTGCGTTACAATGTATAATACTGCAAGCCCAGACTGCTTGGATGACTCCTCATGTTAGGGGCACATATTTTCTCCAATGTTTACCAAGACACTGATATGCAATTTCCACACCATCTATGGCTCATGCTCATAAATGTAAGGGCCgagtttaagaaaagtggtgctgcatccaatgcagcgccccttttcttgtgccccactgcgcccccctaacgccaccatgggtgtgccatattgtgatacggcgcaccatggtggtattaggaacaatagtgtcaacatttttgacgctgttgtggcgctttgctccactagcataaaaaatgttgacgctcatagagcaaagtgcaaggaggcccattgattacaatgggtgcgtccttttaatgcatgcttttagcactttgtaaatatggcgcagggaaaaggctgccttagtgtcagaaaaatgaccttttaaatctgcccctaagtgtctagAGGTGTGCGGCATGAACGCGTTAATCActaatttcaacatatttttaatatttcaaaaaaaaaatcccagttcctttaattatatgttttttctttttgaccGATCAGAGAATATTAGTTGATTAATACAAACAGCTGATTGTTACAGTCATTCTGCACATGTGTTCACAAACGCATCAAATTTCGATTTCTGAACTGCTTCATCTCAAAGAGTTACTAATTTCTTTGAAAAATTAGTAGGAATCTAGAACAAAATATTGCTTGGTAACCACcacgggccacatgtacaaagattcggttttgcgactcgcaaactgcaagtctTAACGACTCGCAATctgcgagttgcaaaaccaaatgtacaacagtgtacactattcgcaattcccaatggggtcgcaaacgacctacctcatgagtattcatgaggtaggtcgcagtttgcgaccccattgggaatggctgccctcacagggatagtggcctgctggagacagcagaccaccatgtctatgactgctttaaaataaagcagtcttttaaaaaaaaaaaatgcagccggttttccttaaaggaaaatgagctgcatttcaaacacaaaaaatgaaaagttttcttttcactttttcagagcaggcagtggtacgtggttccactggctgctctgaaaaaatattttcgatgtcattcacaaaggggaaggggtcccgtggcgaccccttcccgtttgca is part of the Pleurodeles waltl isolate 20211129_DDA chromosome 4_2, aPleWal1.hap1.20221129, whole genome shotgun sequence genome and encodes:
- the NXNL1 gene encoding nucleoredoxin-like protein 1, with the translated sequence MAELFTGRILLQNNSSQDEVDTELELSQRMENRVLLLFFGALESQRCQDFAKVMKEFFVRLTDEFYVNRASQVVLVYVSEDETEEQQDDFLRDMPKKWLVVPFEDETFKRELEGMFGVEDIPTVVVLKPSGQVISWNAVDEIKHLGPPAFKNWQEVADIIDRDFLPPDDFSDKVNRSLTDCLRRPKYKLEMEKKKKKNDGREEEEDDEKRFF